From Streptomyces yatensis, one genomic window encodes:
- a CDS encoding flavin-containing monooxygenase, which yields MSTPRHQPTAATSLDAEELGFDPDALRAKYRAERDRRIRRDGRKQYRRIAGDFGSYAQDPYVEPEFTREPLHDRVDVLIIGGGFGGLLAGARLRQAGVRDIRMVEQGGDFGGTWYWNRYPGVQCDIESYVYLPLLEEIGYVPQWRYAPGEEIRQHARAIGRHFDLYRDVCFRTQVTELHWDDAELEWTVHTDRDDRIRARHVVISSGTLSRAKLPGIPGIETFKGHTFHTSRWDYDYTGGDASGGLHGLADKRVALIGTGATAIQVVPHLGRDTEQLYVFQRTPSSVDVRGNRPTDPEWAASLTPGWQRRRRDNFLAVVTGGEVAEDLVNDGWTSTARLQQKLVPTDSYLGLPPQERERLYEIADFQKMNGIRDRVDSIVENTATAEALKPWYRYMCKRPTFSDTYLDTFNRPNVTLVDTADHGGVERITENAVVAGGVEYEVDCVIFATGFEVGVSGVTSGLLPVHGRGGLTLTEAWRDGPKTLHGFYSHGFPNLFQLGPLQNASAVNYVHILDEQAIHVAEVLAEARERRARYVEPTAEAEAAWRATIREKAADLYAFQAECTPGYYNNEGMPRERSESFGDGPIAFHELLRRWRANGGMNDVLVV from the coding sequence ATGTCCACCCCCCGCCATCAGCCCACCGCCGCCACCTCCCTGGACGCCGAGGAGCTGGGATTCGACCCGGACGCCCTGCGGGCGAAGTACCGGGCCGAGCGTGACCGCCGGATCCGCCGCGACGGCCGGAAGCAGTACCGGCGCATCGCCGGCGACTTCGGCTCCTACGCCCAGGACCCGTACGTGGAACCGGAGTTCACCCGGGAACCACTTCACGACCGGGTCGACGTGCTGATCATCGGGGGCGGCTTCGGCGGTCTGCTGGCCGGTGCGCGGCTGCGGCAGGCCGGTGTGCGGGATATCCGCATGGTCGAACAGGGTGGGGACTTCGGCGGCACCTGGTACTGGAACCGCTATCCGGGTGTCCAGTGCGACATCGAGTCCTACGTCTATCTGCCCCTGCTCGAGGAGATCGGCTACGTACCCCAGTGGCGATACGCGCCGGGCGAGGAGATCAGACAGCACGCACGGGCGATCGGGCGCCACTTCGACCTTTACCGCGATGTCTGCTTCCGGACGCAGGTGACCGAACTCCACTGGGACGACGCCGAGTTGGAGTGGACCGTCCACACCGACCGGGACGACCGCATCCGGGCGCGCCATGTGGTGATCTCCAGCGGAACACTCAGCCGGGCGAAACTCCCCGGCATCCCGGGCATCGAGACCTTCAAGGGCCATACGTTCCACACCAGCCGCTGGGACTACGACTACACCGGCGGTGACGCGAGCGGCGGACTCCACGGACTCGCCGACAAGCGCGTGGCCCTCATCGGCACCGGCGCCACCGCCATCCAGGTCGTGCCCCATCTGGGACGGGACACCGAGCAGCTGTATGTGTTCCAGCGCACGCCGTCCTCGGTCGATGTGCGCGGCAACCGCCCCACCGATCCGGAGTGGGCCGCATCGTTGACGCCCGGCTGGCAGCGGCGCCGCAGGGACAACTTCCTCGCCGTCGTCACCGGCGGCGAGGTGGCCGAGGACCTGGTGAACGACGGCTGGACGAGCACCGCGCGGCTGCAGCAGAAGCTCGTCCCGACCGACAGCTACTTGGGCCTGCCACCCCAGGAGCGCGAACGCCTCTACGAGATCGCCGACTTCCAGAAGATGAACGGGATCCGCGACCGCGTGGACTCCATCGTCGAGAACACCGCGACGGCCGAGGCGCTCAAGCCCTGGTACCGCTACATGTGCAAGCGCCCCACGTTCAGCGACACCTACCTGGACACCTTCAACCGGCCCAATGTCACACTCGTGGACACGGCCGACCACGGGGGTGTCGAGCGCATCACCGAGAACGCCGTCGTGGCCGGCGGCGTCGAGTACGAGGTCGACTGCGTCATCTTCGCCACCGGCTTCGAGGTCGGCGTCTCCGGCGTCACCTCCGGACTCCTCCCGGTGCACGGCCGCGGCGGGCTCACCCTGACCGAAGCCTGGCGCGACGGCCCGAAGACACTCCACGGCTTCTACAGCCACGGCTTCCCCAACCTCTTCCAGCTCGGCCCGCTGCAGAACGCCAGCGCCGTCAACTATGTGCACATCCTCGACGAGCAGGCCATCCATGTCGCCGAGGTGCTCGCCGAGGCGCGCGAGCGCCGGGCCCGGTATGTCGAGCCGACCGCCGAGGCCGAGGCGGCCTGGCGGGCCACCATCCGGGAGAAGGCGGCGGACCTCTACGCCTTCCAGGCCGAGTGCACCCCCGGCTACTACAACAACGAGGGCATGCCCAGGGAGCGCAGCGAGTCCTTCGGCGACGGGCCCATCGCCTTCCACGAGCTGCTCAGGCGCTGGCGCGCGAACGGCGGCATGAACGACGTGCTGGTCGTCTGA